A single Bacillota bacterium DNA region contains:
- a CDS encoding nucleotidyltransferase domain-containing protein, translating to MDAIDQLPEIVERLVRQFRPLRIVLFGSQARQDAGPGSDIDLLVVLPEVQDKRRTLVAMLRALGDLPVPVDVIPTDPGEISRRGHLVGSVLRSALREGRVLYERTGS from the coding sequence GTGGACGCCATCGACCAGCTTCCGGAGATCGTTGAACGGCTAGTCCGGCAGTTCCGGCCGCTACGGATAGTCCTTTTTGGGTCACAGGCGCGGCAGGATGCCGGGCCCGGCAGCGACATCGACCTTTTGGTGGTGCTTCCTGAGGTACAGGATAAACGCCGGACTCTGGTAGCCATGCTGCGTGCTCTGGGTGACCTGCCGGTGCCGGTGGACGTGATCCCCACGGATCCCGGGGAGATTAGCCGTCGTGGGCACCTGGTTGGCTCTGTGCTCCGCTCTGCTCTGCGTGAAGGAAGGGTGCTGTATGAGCGAACGGGATCCTGA
- a CDS encoding type II toxin-antitoxin system HicB family antitoxin, with translation MVYPVIIEEDGCGGYVVVCPAFEGCYSQGDTVEEALANIRDAIELCLEELRAEGKEAPPPRRVLVGSVAV, from the coding sequence GTGGTATACCCGGTGATAATCGAGGAAGACGGGTGCGGCGGGTATGTCGTGGTGTGTCCTGCGTTTGAGGGATGTTACAGCCAGGGGGATACTGTGGAGGAAGCCCTGGCGAATATTCGCGATGCTATAGAGCTTTGCCTGGAGGAGCTGCGGGCCGAGGGCAAGGAAGCGCCGCCTCCGCGCCGGGTGCTGGTTGGGAGTGTGGCTGTTTGA